The genomic segment GACAGGAGTCGGGATTGTCCAAAAACTTTTCGAGCCTTTCAAGGACTCTGGAAGATAGCGCGTGCTCCAATCTGCACGCATCTTCATGAGCCTCGTCCCACGACATCCCGAGTATGTCGACGAGAAAGCGCTCGGATATCCTGTGGCGGCGTATGATGTCCAACGCCAAGACCTGACCCTGCGCGGACAGTGAAACCTTGCCGCCGCTGCGGGTAATAAGCCCCCTCGACTCAAGTCGCTTCAGTGTGGCTGTGACCGTAGGGCCGGAAACTCCCATAGCAGCCGCGATCTTTGTCGGTCGGGTCACTCCGTTTTCAGATATCTTGTATATCGCTTCCAGATACTCTTCGAGAGTCGCTGTGGACATCACAACCTCCACACCTTCAGTGGGGGGAATGGCTCGGGAAATGCTTTTTGTTAGGTCATTCTAACACCCCCGGAAAGCGTGCGCTATCAACCCCACGCAGAAATTCGCCTAAAATAGCCGATGATCCGGATTTCAGCTCTTATAATCCGTTGGTCGCTTATTTTCTACCGCTAATCACGTATATTGAATATTTCCAAAAAACCCCTTGACCGACGATTCGCAACAAAGTAAGGTGATACATGCCCCAAGAGGTTGGACTCGAAGTATAGGGAAA from the Actinomycetota bacterium genome contains:
- a CDS encoding metal-dependent transcriptional regulator, with the translated sequence MSTATLEEYLEAIYKISENGVTRPTKIAAAMGVSGPTVTATLKRLESRGLITRSGGKVSLSAQGQVLALDIIRRHRISERFLVDILGMSWDEAHEDACRLEHALSSRVLERLEKFLDNPDSCPHGHPIPTAEGHVSLIEATPLGDHEPGASLLISRVTEEDEAMLAYLGSMNMYPGSQVLIREVAPFFGPITIEVDGVTHVIGREVANSVFVVKY